The sequence ACGGGAGTTGAAATCAGCAGCAGCAAAGCGCCAGCCAGCTGTGTGGGCAATGCAGTGATGACGCTAGAGCACAGCCACCGCTTTGCAGCAGGCGGCGGCATTGGCAAGCTGGCAAGCTTGGTGAATTCGGGCGACGCCAAGGGCGCATTGGCGCTATTGCAGCCGGATGATTTATTTGCCGAAGCGGAAACAGAACTCGGCTGGCAGCCCAGTAGCAAAACGCTGCTCAGCCGCTGTGATCAAGGCTACGCGGCTTACTGGCAAGCCGTGCAGGCAGGCGATGTGGATGCGGCTTTTGCCGCCTTCGATACCTTCCGCGTGCTGACGGCCCTGCGCGAAGGCCATACCGGGGTAATGGGGGTGAATCAGCAGCTGGAAGCGCACTGGCAGGCTAAAAAATTCGTCCCCGAAAACAGCCTCTGGTACGCAGGCCGCCCGGTTTTAATCACCCAAAATGATTACGGCGTGCAGCTCTATAACGGCGATATCGGCCTCACCTTTATTGAAAACGGCGCGCCCCGCGTGGCTTTCAAAGGCGAAGGCAACACCCTGCGCTGGTTCAGCCCCGCCCGCCTGCCCGCCCATGAAACCGCACTGGCCCTCACGGTACACAAAAGCCAAGGCTCGGAATTTGACGAAGTGATCTTATTACTGCCAGATCAGCCGCACGAACTACTCAGCCGCAGCCTGATCTACACCGGCCTTACCCGCGCCAAGAAAAAAGTCGAGATTTGGGGAAGTAATGACGTGCTAAGCAAAGCCATTGCCAGGCAATCGATCCGGCAAAGCGGGCTGGCGGCGGCGTTGAGGTAGAGGGTACTAGTGGCGTGGTGAAGCAAACCCAAATCTTGAACCACGGAGGGCACTGAGAACACAGAGAAAACCAAATGATCTCAAGCCGTTGCTTTGCTTTTACATCAGTAAACAAATAACAAAAATAATGACTGTGCTCTCGGCATAGGGCTGAAAATCCCCTTGAAACACGCCGGAGTGAGGAACAAGCGGGGAGGGGTTTCGGCCAGGGAGCGAGGCAGCGAACCAATCCCGCCTGCCGCCGACTCGATTGTCCGCAGCGAAGGGGCCTTCGTGTTTCGTGGGGTGGCCTTCTTTCGCTTCCTTTCTTGTCCACATAAGAAAGGAAGGTCCCGCGGGACGCCCGCACCTAAATCAACGTGCCAAAGGCACTAAAAAAGTCTTTTTGACTTTGCCTTCCTTACAATACCTTACCCCGGTATCCCATCCACAAAGCACAGCAACTCACCCGGCTGCATTTTGATCCAGGTTTCATTGTCGGTCAGCGGCTGGGTGGCGATGACGGCGACCCTGTCGTTTTGCGTGGTGACTTCGGAAAAATCGATACTGATATCCGTATCATTCAGATGCGCCAGCGTAAATGGTGCTTTGCGTACGATGTAATGCAACTCGGTACTGCAATGGGCAAATAAGGCGCTGCCATCTGAGAGCAAAAAATTGAATGTACCGACAGCCATCAGGGTGCTGGCCAGCTCGGCCAGCGCTTGCTTCAAAACCGGCAAGGGCGGGCAGCTTGCAAAGCGCCGGGCAAGCTCGGATAAAATCCAGCAAAAAGCGTGTTCGCTATCGGTATGACCCACCGGCATAAAACGGCTGTTGCTTAGATCCGGCCACTCCGGCAAATTGCCATTATGTGCAAAAATCCAGTAACGCCCCCAGAGCTCACGGCGAAAAGGGTGAGTATTAACCAAGCTGATCTGCCCCTGTGTGGCCTTACGAATATGGGCAATCACATTGCTTGATTTAATCGGGTAGGCCCGTACCAGATCGGCAATAGGCGAGCTGGCCGATGGCAGATAATCCAGAAACATCCGGCAGCCATCACCTTCAAAAAAAGCGATTCCCCAGCCATCAGAGTGATGATCTGTCAGCCCGCCGCGACGCCGGAACCCTTCAAAAGAGAACACAATATCAGTAGGCACATTGCAATTCATACCGAGCAGCTGGCACATGGCCTTATTCCTTATACATATAAATGCAAAAAACGCCCGGTAGCGGGCGTTTTCAATGGAGTAAAACCTGATCAGCTTTCCATCGCGCCCGCACCGTGGCTAAAGCCACAATCCACCATGACCACTTCGCCGGTCATACCTGATGACAGGGATGACAAGAGAAAAGCGGTGACATTGCCTACTTCTTCCTGTGTCACATTGCGTTTTAGCGGGGTGCCGTCCGCAGCGCGTTTTAACAGCGTGCTAAAGTTAGCAATACCGGCTGCAGCCAGTGTTTTGATCGGGCCGGCAGAAACGGCATTCACACGGATAGCACGATCGCCACCCAAAGCAGCAGCCATATAACGTACATTGGCTTCTAATGAAGCTTTAGCCAAGCCCATTACGTTGTAATTAGGGATAGCACGCTCTGCCCCCAGATAAGTCATGGTCACTAAAGAAGCGCCTTCGCTTAACATAGGACGGGCAGCCTTGGCTAAAGCGGCAAAACTATAAGAGCTGATATCGTGCGCAACATGGAAAGCTTCACGGCTAAGGGCATCAAGGTAGTCGCCCTTCAGTGCTTCACGCGGAGCAAAACCAATCGAGTGAACCAAGCCATCCAGCTTGTCCCAATGCTTGGCAAGCTCGACAAATACTTCGGCAATCTGCTCGTCACTGGCTACATCACAGGGCAGAACCAAATCAGTATCGAAGTCTTTTGCCAGATCAACCACACGCTGACGCAAGTTTTCGCTTACATAAGTGAAAGCCAGTGTTGCACCTTCACGTTTAGCTGCCTGAGCAATGCCGTAGGCAATAGAGCGGTCTGATAACAAACCGGTAATCAGGATTTTTTTGCCGGCGAGAAAGCCCATACAAACACCTTTAATATATGTAATTAAGATACAGAGGGCGGATTATAGACGAAACCACGTCCATTGACGCCAACCATCACCGTTAACGCTCTTTTCGCCATCATTGCACTTTGCAAATCAGCCCCAAAAGCATCGTACTTTTTATAATGAATAAGGTAAATCAAGCATTTCAAGCAAAGGGCCATCTATAGAGCCCAAATGTAAACCATGCTCCAGGCTGGCAATCTGGGCTACCAGCAAAACTTCCCAGCGCCCCTGCCCTGCCTGTGCAGCCAACATCACCTTACCACTGGCTTGGCCATTCATTTCACTACTAAACACATCTTGCCCGGCCCCGGCAAGCTCCGTTGCAATACGGGCACGATACATACGGCGCTTTAGCTTACCCAAATATTGGGTTCGGGCTACAATTTCCTGCCCCGGATAACAACCCTTGGTAAAACTCACGCCGCCAATCAGCTCTAAATTAGCCATTTGAGCAACAAAAGCCTCTTGTGTGGCGGCGCTAACCCAGGGCACACCCGCACGAATATCACTTAAACGCCAAAGCGATTCTTCTGCAGCGACAATGCCTGCCGCTGCCAATTTCTGCCAAAGCGCCAAAGCCGCGTCTGCAGTAATCACCAGCTGGTAACGCTGGCCCGGCAAAGCAATCACTGTGCAGTTTTCTTTATGCATGCTGACAAAGCTGACATCAGGCAGAGCGCCTAATACCGACGACAATTTTTCAGTAGCCAAGGGACCAGCCACGCCCAATAAACAAAGCTCGCTGCTTGCATCTCTGGCCTTGGTTTTTGAGCGCATCACAAACATGGATAAACGCTTTTGAATGGCCTCCTGCAACTCAGCCGCAATCTGCAGGCAGTAATCATTCCCACGGCGAAAAACCAGAAAACTAGCCAGCATACGGCCCTTGGCCGTGGAGTAGCTGGAATACTGAGCCGCATTTTCACCCAGAGCCCGCACATCACTGGAAAGCTGGCCTTGCAAAAAAGCCTCTGTTTCATCACCGCTAAATGCGATCACAGCAAAATTTGTCAGCGGGCTCATCACTGCATTTTCTGCTAGGGCCTGCAGCTCATCTGCGCCAGATTGCAATTTGCCCTGTAGATCTGTCCAAGCCATGGAGTGCCCTGCTGTTTGCTAGAAAAGCGTCATTATAAAGAGATTAACGCCAAGCACGCGAATCAGCTTAGCAATGTAAATTGAATACGGAATATTAAACAGCCGCCAGCTTGCTCGTGCAATAAAGAGCGCTACTAACCAGGGGCATGGGTAAGGATGCCACACATATTACGCAGGCTTCCCCCAGAAAAAGCTCATGGCAAAACATAAGGTATAAGCATTTTTCCGTGAGGCCTGCCGCTATTTAAACTTATCCCGGTTTACTGAATCGGCTCAATATCTACGGGAGCCGGGGGCTGCACACCTGTTCTTGCCACACTTCCGGAGTTTAAAGCCGGCTTGCTCAGCTCACCAGAGAGGCGAATCTGATTGGCAATCAACAATACTCCCGCCTGCAAACGCCCCGAGACCGAACCATTTAACCGCCCGCCAGCAATTTGCACAGCACCCTGGGCATTAAACTTACCGGCCCCTAATGCCATGCTTTGCAGCTGCACAGCATGATCACGGATCCGCATTTTTCCTTTTAAAGTATCAAAACGTGTTTGCCCTCCGCGACCTGCAGGCGTTTCACCAGCACGTAGCTGCGCCACCAGATCCATATTATGAATTGAACCATCACGAACCAGGAAATTGGCATCTATCTGGGGCTGAGCAAAGAGTTTCAAATAGTCCGCAGCACGGAATATAAATTGTGCCTCTGCATCCATACGGCCAGAAACAAAAGTGGCTGGGCTAAATATTTTGCTTAATGGCTCGGAATGAACGCCCTTTGCCACCAGCTGGCCCTGTAAATCCCAGTTGGTTTGCCGGGTCAGCTGTGCTTTACCACTTAAAACACCACCATAAGCTTCACCACGGATATCGTCGATAAGCAAGCCTTCCGGCGAGCCCTCGCCACTCATATAAAGCTTTTCAAAAACAACAGGGTAACCCAGCGGTAACTCCCAGCTGCTCGCCTGCACAATCACTCCAATATTGTCGCCTTTAGGCTTGATATGAACATCAAGACGCCCCTGTTCATCAGCCA comes from Iodobacter ciconiae and encodes:
- a CDS encoding class II glutamine amidotransferase, whose translation is MCQLLGMNCNVPTDIVFSFEGFRRRGGLTDHHSDGWGIAFFEGDGCRMFLDYLPSASSPIADLVRAYPIKSSNVIAHIRKATQGQISLVNTHPFRRELWGRYWIFAHNGNLPEWPDLSNSRFMPVGHTDSEHAFCWILSELARRFASCPPLPVLKQALAELASTLMAVGTFNFLLSDGSALFAHCSTELHYIVRKAPFTLAHLNDTDISIDFSEVTTQNDRVAVIATQPLTDNETWIKMQPGELLCFVDGIPG
- a CDS encoding enoyl-ACP reductase FabI, with translation MGFLAGKKILITGLLSDRSIAYGIAQAAKREGATLAFTYVSENLRQRVVDLAKDFDTDLVLPCDVASDEQIAEVFVELAKHWDKLDGLVHSIGFAPREALKGDYLDALSREAFHVAHDISSYSFAALAKAARPMLSEGASLVTMTYLGAERAIPNYNVMGLAKASLEANVRYMAAALGGDRAIRVNAVSAGPIKTLAAAGIANFSTLLKRAADGTPLKRNVTQEEVGNVTAFLLSSLSSGMTGEVVMVDCGFSHGAGAMES
- the ygfZ gene encoding CAF17-like 4Fe-4S cluster assembly/insertion protein YgfZ; translated protein: MAWTDLQGKLQSGADELQALAENAVMSPLTNFAVIAFSGDETEAFLQGQLSSDVRALGENAAQYSSYSTAKGRMLASFLVFRRGNDYCLQIAAELQEAIQKRLSMFVMRSKTKARDASSELCLLGVAGPLATEKLSSVLGALPDVSFVSMHKENCTVIALPGQRYQLVITADAALALWQKLAAAGIVAAEESLWRLSDIRAGVPWVSAATQEAFVAQMANLELIGGVSFTKGCYPGQEIVARTQYLGKLKRRMYRARIATELAGAGQDVFSSEMNGQASGKVMLAAQAGQGRWEVLLVAQIASLEHGLHLGSIDGPLLEMLDLPYSL
- a CDS encoding AsmA family protein, giving the protein MMKKIRTLLFCLLLFFVLIASLPLILPLNSYKPQLEKRLSSLLQAQVQLETVAFSYQPWPVFTLNNVKIDGDAGKIEQISVPVNLFNVFQRGNSLKNVTVAGVKLRPALAFTLPKRFAALEQDRITLGDVALSKASVLLEQGELGPIDGVIRFTKNGTMDDLQLADEQGRLDVHIKPKGDNIGVIVQASSWELPLGYPVVFEKLYMSGEGSPEGLLIDDIRGEAYGGVLSGKAQLTRQTNWDLQGQLVAKGVHSEPLSKIFSPATFVSGRMDAEAQFIFRAADYLKLFAQPQIDANFLVRDGSIHNMDLVAQLRAGETPAGRGGQTRFDTLKGKMRIRDHAVQLQSMALGAGKFNAQGAVQIAGGRLNGSVSGRLQAGVLLIANQIRLSGELSKPALNSGSVARTGVQPPAPVDIEPIQ